In one window of Henckelia pumila isolate YLH828 chromosome 1, ASM3356847v2, whole genome shotgun sequence DNA:
- the LOC140871196 gene encoding protein FAR1-RELATED SEQUENCE 5-like → MVGKRVMEAAKGLVEVGKSLFSTIDLEEWFFGQLESKLLVGHVVKSVEDAYLLYCNYAHAKGFSVKKGDQRYFPGTTDLQSKEFECSCEGSKDEKRSVEKIPIYLKPTSRTKCKAKLKISRQMGGEWKVGRFVIEHNHDMVAVDQRHLLRSSRNISHAQNSTLEAMVNAGISMANAVAYMENDAQGSHNLSFIRKDIYDHLGRIKKHTKVENGDASALLHHFINKGFEMSS, encoded by the exons AGCCTCTTTTCAACTATTGATCTTGAAGAATG GTTTTTTGGTCAATTGGAGAGTAAACTACTTGTTGGTCATGTAGTCAAAAGCGTTGAAGATGCGTATTTACTTTATTGCAATTATGCGCATGCTAAAGGGTTCAGCGTCAAAAAAGGTGATCAACGCTACTTTCCTGGCACtactgatttacaatctaaagaGTTTGAATGTTCATGTGAAGGTAGTAAAGATGAAAAACGCTCTGTTGAAAAAATTCCTATTTACTTGAAGCCGACTAGTAGAACAAAATGTAAAGCCAAGCTGAAAATTAGTAGGCAAATGGGTGGGGAGTGGAAGGTTGGTAGGTTTGTCATTGAGCATAATCATGACATGGTTGCGGTTGATCAAAGACATTTGTTGAGATCATCACGAAATATTTCTCATGCTCAAAATTCCACTTTAGAAGCAATGGTAAATGCTGGGATTTCTATGGCTAATGCTGTAGCTTATATGGAAAATGATGCACAAGGGTCACATAATTTGAGCTTTATTAGAAAAGATATATACGATCACCTTGGTCGTATAAAAAAGCATACAAAAGTTGAGAATGGGGATGCTTCTGCCTTACTTCATCATTTTATAAACAAG GGATTCGAGATGTCAAGTTGA